From Aedes albopictus strain Foshan chromosome 1, AalbF5, whole genome shotgun sequence, one genomic window encodes:
- the LOC109402069 gene encoding uncharacterized protein LOC109402069, which yields MNVVGICGLVRLVSLLGLVLLLRGGGVQSKAIGSVTTEEPPIDNGIVVASSSSSSSTEFSIGGTSEETEIRTTTEEVPTIDREHVTLRIPDELFSSTANLTLRLRDFLGQLLLRSVARLAKMMRFVQPLFGGHLVIEIPKDLEKI from the exons ATGAATGTGGTCGGAATTTGTGGTTTGGTGCGGTTGGTTTCACTGCTGGGGCTGGTGCTACTGCTACGAGGCGGAGGAGTGCAGTCGAAGGCCATCGGGAGTGTGACGACAGAGGAACCGCCAATCGATAATGGAATTGTTGTtgcgtcatcatcgtcatcatcgtcgacgGAGTTCTCGATCGGGGGAACATCGGAGGAGACGGAGATCAGGACGACCACAGAAGAGGTGCCAACGATCGATCGAGAGCATGTGACGTTGCGAATTCCAGATGAGCTGTTCTCGTCGACGGCGAATTTGACACTTCGATTGAGAGATTTCCTAGGGCAGTTGTTGCTG AGATCCGTCGCACGGCTAGCCAAAATGATGCGTTTCGTTCAACCCCTCTTCGGCGGTCATCTAGTGATTGAAATTCCGAAAGACCTGGAGAAAATTTAA